One Streptomyces sp. SAI-135 DNA segment encodes these proteins:
- a CDS encoding response regulator transcription factor gives MRPHLALIEDEPDFALMCRSYLERAGFTVTWAMDARAGKSVLYESRVDLAILDLGLPDGSGLELLRALRSTSRLPVIVVSGRGAEADRVAGLEIGADDYLVKPFSQRELVARIHAVLRRSQPPEPPSVIQAGSLLVDTAARQVSVDGVPLTLRPKEFALLEMLAAAPGRVFSAAQLLERIWGASWQQPATVIEHVYRLRGKLAELPAPAPRITTVRGYGYRLDP, from the coding sequence ATGCGCCCGCACCTCGCCCTGATCGAGGACGAGCCGGACTTCGCACTGATGTGCCGTTCCTATCTGGAGCGGGCCGGATTCACCGTCACCTGGGCCATGGACGCCCGCGCCGGAAAGTCCGTGCTGTACGAGAGCCGCGTCGACCTCGCGATCCTGGACCTGGGACTCCCGGACGGCAGCGGCCTCGAGTTGCTGCGGGCCCTCAGGTCGACGAGCCGCCTGCCCGTCATCGTGGTCTCGGGGCGCGGCGCGGAGGCGGACCGGGTGGCTGGGCTGGAGATCGGCGCGGACGACTACCTGGTCAAGCCGTTCTCCCAGCGCGAGCTGGTGGCCCGGATCCATGCCGTGCTGCGCCGCTCGCAGCCCCCGGAGCCGCCGAGCGTGATCCAGGCCGGTTCCCTGCTCGTCGACACGGCGGCCCGGCAGGTCTCCGTCGACGGCGTCCCGCTGACCCTGCGCCCCAAGGAGTTCGCCCTGCTGGAGATGCTGGCCGCCGCGCCCGGCCGGGTCTTCTCGGCGGCGCAGCTGCTGGAGCGGATCTGGGGTGCGTCCTGGCAGCAGCCCGCGACCGTGATCGAGCATGTGTACCGGCTGCGCGGCAAGCTCGCCGAACTGCCCGCCCCCGCACCGCGGATCACCACCGTCCGCGGCTACGGCTACCGCCTCGACCCCTGA